One part of the Sorangiineae bacterium MSr11954 genome encodes these proteins:
- the purF gene encoding amidophosphoribosyltransferase translates to MDLDDDHFHDECGVFGIYGHPEAANLAYLGLHALQHRGQESAGIVTSDGEQLFVHRAMGLVQDAFDQSQLEKLPGRFAIGHVRYSTAGGSALKNAQPFAVDFALGSLAICHNGNLTNADELRAELEASGSIFQSTSDSEVLIHLVARSRQNSLEDRISDALGRVKGAYSLLFMTEDMLMAVRDPHGVRPLCLGILPGSQHQGRNDAYIVASEPTAFDLIGAEFVRDLEPGEMLIIDGNGMRSLRLGERAAPHMCIFEYVYFARPDSYIQGRSVYEVRKALGERLAREHPVEADVVIPVPDSGVPSAIGYASALKIPFEMGLIRSHYVGRTFIEPQQSIRHFGVRLKLNPVSTILRGKRVIVLDDSIVRGTTSRKIVKMIRDAGAREVHMRISSPPTQWPCYYGIDTPTRRELIASSHTVDEIARYITADSLAYLSLDGMIKAVRGAQALPSSAPPSSSRDVTTQGYCHACFSGEYPIAFQPPANGKRQMRLVGV, encoded by the coding sequence ATCGACCTCGACGACGATCACTTCCACGACGAGTGCGGAGTGTTCGGGATCTACGGCCATCCGGAGGCTGCCAACCTCGCGTACCTCGGGCTGCACGCGCTGCAGCACCGCGGGCAAGAGTCGGCCGGCATCGTCACCAGCGATGGCGAGCAGCTCTTCGTTCACCGCGCGATGGGCCTGGTGCAGGACGCCTTCGACCAGTCGCAGCTCGAGAAGCTCCCCGGGCGCTTTGCCATCGGCCACGTTCGCTACTCCACCGCCGGCGGCTCGGCCCTCAAGAACGCGCAGCCCTTCGCGGTCGACTTCGCGCTGGGCTCCCTGGCCATCTGCCACAACGGCAACCTCACCAACGCCGACGAGCTCCGCGCCGAGCTCGAGGCCAGCGGATCCATCTTTCAGTCCACCAGCGACAGCGAGGTCTTGATTCACCTGGTCGCGCGCTCGCGGCAGAACAGCTTGGAAGATCGCATCTCGGACGCGCTCGGCCGGGTCAAGGGCGCCTACTCGCTCCTCTTCATGACGGAGGACATGCTGATGGCCGTGCGCGATCCCCACGGCGTGCGCCCGCTCTGCCTGGGCATCCTCCCGGGGTCGCAGCACCAGGGCCGAAACGACGCGTACATCGTGGCGAGCGAGCCCACGGCCTTCGATCTCATCGGCGCCGAGTTCGTGCGCGATCTCGAGCCGGGCGAGATGCTCATCATCGACGGCAACGGCATGCGGTCGCTCCGCCTCGGCGAGCGCGCCGCGCCGCACATGTGCATCTTCGAATACGTGTACTTTGCACGTCCCGACTCGTACATCCAAGGCCGCTCCGTCTACGAGGTGCGCAAGGCGCTGGGCGAGCGGCTGGCGCGCGAGCATCCCGTCGAGGCAGACGTGGTCATCCCCGTGCCCGACTCGGGCGTGCCCTCGGCCATCGGCTACGCCTCGGCGCTCAAGATCCCCTTCGAGATGGGGCTCATTCGTTCGCACTACGTGGGCCGCACCTTCATCGAGCCGCAGCAGTCGATCCGCCACTTCGGCGTGCGCCTCAAGTTGAACCCCGTGAGCACCATCCTGCGCGGCAAGCGGGTCATCGTGCTCGACGACTCCATCGTCCGCGGCACCACCTCGCGCAAGATCGTCAAGATGATCCGCGACGCCGGCGCGCGCGAGGTCCACATGCGCATCTCGAGCCCGCCCACGCAGTGGCCCTGTTACTACGGCATCGACACCCCCACGCGCCGCGAGCTCATCGCCTCGAGCCACACCGTCGACGAGATCGCCCGCTACATCACGGCCGACTCCCTGGCGTACCTGTCGCTCGACGGCATGATCAAAGCCGTGCGCGGCGCCCAAGCGCTCCCCTCGTCGGCCCCCCCGTCGAGCTCCCGCGACGTCACCACGCAGGGCTACTGCCACGCGTGCTTCTCGGGCGAGTACCCCATCGCCTTCCAGCCGCCGGCCAACGGCAAACGCCAGATGCGGCTCGTCGGCGTGTAG
- a CDS encoding NAD(P)-dependent oxidoreductase, translating to MAHVAFLGTGLIGAGMIEGLRKRGERVRVWNRTADKARALEPLGVEVSATAAEAVRGAGRVHIAVSDDAAVDSVLASIDGALDVQTPLIDHTTTSPAGTAARYASLTARGVAFLHAPVFMSPQACRESTGIMLASGPRGRFEALEHSLRPMTGNLWWLGERPDLAASFKLFGNAMILTITGGVADILTLARSLDVSGTDALTLFTQFKPASTIDIRGKRMALGDFSPSFELTMARKDLRLMLETAASTDAPLTVLPALAARFDELVERGYGSSDVGVVAVDAVRK from the coding sequence ATGGCACATGTCGCATTTTTGGGAACGGGGCTCATCGGCGCAGGCATGATCGAGGGGCTGCGCAAACGTGGTGAACGGGTTCGCGTTTGGAACCGAACGGCGGACAAGGCGCGGGCGCTGGAGCCGCTCGGGGTCGAGGTCAGCGCAACGGCCGCCGAGGCCGTGCGCGGCGCAGGGCGCGTGCACATCGCGGTGAGCGATGATGCCGCCGTCGACAGCGTCCTTGCGTCGATCGACGGCGCCCTCGACGTGCAGACGCCGCTGATCGATCACACCACGACGTCGCCGGCGGGGACGGCCGCGCGCTATGCGTCGCTCACCGCGCGGGGCGTCGCGTTTCTGCACGCGCCGGTGTTCATGTCGCCGCAAGCTTGCCGCGAGTCGACGGGCATCATGCTCGCATCGGGCCCGCGGGGCCGCTTCGAGGCGCTCGAGCATTCGCTCCGCCCCATGACCGGCAACCTGTGGTGGCTCGGCGAGCGCCCGGATCTGGCGGCGTCGTTCAAGCTCTTTGGCAACGCCATGATCCTGACGATCACGGGCGGCGTCGCCGACATCCTCACCCTGGCGCGCTCCCTCGACGTGTCGGGCACGGACGCGCTCACGTTGTTCACGCAGTTCAAACCCGCGTCCACCATCGACATCCGCGGCAAACGAATGGCGCTGGGCGACTTCTCGCCCAGCTTCGAGCTCACCATGGCCCGCAAAGATCTCCGCCTCATGCTCGAGACGGCCGCCAGCACCGACGCGCCGCTCACCGTGCTGCCCGCGCTGGCCGCGCGCTTCGACGAGCTCGTCGAGCGCGGCTACGGCTCCAGCGACGTGGGCGTGGTGGCGGTGGACGCCGTCCGCAAATAG
- a CDS encoding hydroxymethylglutaryl-CoA lyase, with the protein MIDLSRLPERVSIYEVSPRDGLQNEKVTVSTPDKIRLIDALASAGLKRIEITSFVSPKWIPQLADADELADHLKPPPGVTFSALCPNPKGLARARAAGLDEIAVFVSASETHNKKNINKTVEETLVELEETVPPARAAGMRVRGYVSTVWGCPYEGDIEVERAHAIAMRLIELGCYQVSLGDTIGCGTPRQTARILERMLKDIPTSKLAMHMHDTRGTALANILVGLNMQIRDFDASVGGLGGCPYAPGAAGNMATEDLVYMLHGMGIETGIDLEKLVWAGKAAASIVGRPLPGKVHQSGVRSLRA; encoded by the coding sequence ATGATCGACCTTTCTCGTCTGCCCGAGCGCGTTTCCATTTACGAAGTGTCCCCCAGGGACGGGCTTCAAAACGAGAAGGTCACCGTCTCGACCCCGGACAAAATCCGGCTCATCGACGCGCTCGCGTCGGCCGGTCTCAAGCGCATCGAGATCACCAGCTTCGTCTCGCCCAAGTGGATCCCCCAGCTGGCCGACGCCGACGAGCTCGCGGATCACTTGAAGCCGCCGCCGGGGGTCACCTTCTCGGCGCTCTGCCCGAACCCGAAGGGCCTGGCGCGCGCACGGGCCGCGGGCCTCGACGAGATTGCCGTCTTCGTCAGCGCCAGCGAGACGCACAACAAGAAGAACATCAACAAGACCGTCGAGGAGACCTTGGTCGAGCTCGAGGAGACGGTTCCGCCTGCGCGCGCGGCCGGCATGCGGGTGCGCGGCTATGTCTCCACGGTTTGGGGCTGCCCCTACGAGGGCGATATCGAGGTGGAGCGCGCCCACGCCATTGCGATGCGCTTGATCGAGCTCGGCTGCTACCAAGTCTCCCTGGGCGACACCATCGGCTGCGGAACGCCGCGTCAGACGGCGCGCATCCTGGAGCGCATGCTCAAGGACATCCCTACCTCCAAGCTCGCCATGCACATGCACGACACGCGCGGCACCGCGCTGGCGAACATTTTGGTCGGCTTGAACATGCAGATCCGCGACTTCGATGCGTCGGTGGGCGGTCTTGGAGGTTGCCCGTACGCTCCCGGTGCCGCGGGCAACATGGCCACGGAAGACCTCGTGTACATGCTCCACGGCATGGGCATCGAGACCGGAATCGATCTCGAGAAGCTCGTCTGGGCGGGCAAAGCTGCCGCGAGCATCGTGGGGCGACCACTCCCGGGCAAAGTGCATCAATCAGGAGTGCGAAGCCTGCGCGCCTAA
- a CDS encoding DUF192 domain-containing protein: MIPPPPAKAADPGRCPKDPNPHVLPLVDVTIETGTGPVALKAELAKSNPETERGLMYRTQMPEEQGMLFDLGNPHREHSFWMRNTCIPLDMLFIDTDGLIVGILENVPTLNDQERTVGCPSSWVLEMNAGWSRRHGVRAGQKMKLPH, from the coding sequence GTGATCCCTCCGCCCCCGGCAAAAGCCGCCGATCCCGGCCGTTGTCCCAAGGATCCCAATCCGCATGTGCTGCCCTTGGTCGACGTGACCATCGAGACCGGTACAGGTCCGGTTGCACTCAAGGCGGAGCTCGCGAAGAGCAACCCGGAGACCGAGCGCGGGCTCATGTACCGCACCCAGATGCCGGAGGAGCAGGGGATGCTCTTCGACCTCGGCAACCCGCACCGCGAGCATAGCTTTTGGATGCGCAATACATGCATTCCGCTGGATATGCTTTTCATCGACACCGACGGGCTGATCGTGGGCATCCTGGAGAACGTCCCGACCCTGAACGATCAGGAGCGCACGGTGGGCTGCCCTTCGAGCTGGGTGCTCGAGATGAACGCGGGCTGGTCGCGCCGGCACGGGGTGCGAGCCGGGCAGAAGATGAAGCTTCCGCACTGA
- a CDS encoding peptidylprolyl isomerase, producing MNHPSRRISVALHNLVLPVLPVLPALLALLAVTVTACEKTPPEPEKREPAAPPPAASSAELHASTPPAAPKGDPLEGKFTLADATKDITGTGALIATIDTSEGALRCKLLEDKAPVTVANFVGLAQGTRPWKDSSGQWVSKPAYDGTTFHRVIKGFMIQGGDPKGNGTGEPGYVIPDEKWAGGKHDRAGLLCMANRGPNTNGAQFFITDEAASHLDVSYTIFGECSPVDTVHKIASVKVRGETPETPVRITSVKVAREKPGAGAKGDKADKGDAGAKH from the coding sequence ATGAACCACCCGTCCCGCCGCATTTCCGTCGCGCTGCACAATCTGGTTTTGCCGGTTTTGCCGGTTTTGCCAGCTTTGCTCGCGCTGCTCGCCGTTACCGTGACGGCGTGTGAAAAGACGCCGCCCGAGCCCGAGAAGAGGGAGCCCGCCGCCCCGCCGCCGGCCGCCAGCAGCGCCGAGCTCCACGCGTCCACGCCGCCCGCCGCCCCCAAGGGCGATCCGCTCGAGGGCAAGTTCACCCTGGCCGACGCCACCAAGGACATCACCGGAACGGGCGCGCTCATCGCCACCATCGACACCAGCGAGGGCGCGCTTCGCTGCAAGCTGCTCGAGGACAAAGCGCCGGTCACCGTCGCCAACTTCGTCGGGCTCGCCCAAGGAACGCGCCCGTGGAAGGACTCGAGCGGGCAGTGGGTCAGCAAGCCCGCCTACGACGGCACCACGTTCCATCGCGTCATCAAGGGCTTCATGATCCAGGGCGGCGATCCCAAGGGCAACGGCACCGGCGAGCCGGGCTATGTCATCCCCGACGAGAAATGGGCGGGCGGCAAGCACGATCGCGCCGGTCTCCTCTGCATGGCCAACCGCGGCCCCAACACCAACGGCGCCCAGTTCTTCATCACCGACGAAGCCGCCTCCCACCTGGACGTGAGCTACACGATCTTCGGCGAGTGCTCCCCGGTCGACACCGTTCACAAGATCGCCAGCGTCAAGGTGCGCGGCGAGACGCCGGAGACTCCCGTTCGCATCACCAGCGTCAAGGTCGCCCGCGAAAAGCCGGGGGCGGGTGCGAAGGGCGACAAGGCCGACAAAGGCGACGCCGGCGCGAAGCACTGA
- a CDS encoding YbhB/YbcL family Raf kinase inhibitor-like protein, with protein MMDSRRFFPTSLALVLAFTLSAASCKSVGSSATPTPPPGITVASITVTSRAFTEGSPIPVDHGCDGKDAFPGVIWSAPPPSTRSLVLIVDDPDAAGGTFTHYVAFNLPPELRALAEGVDPAKNGVRLGRNDFDAIRYNGPCPPKGEEHHYRFTVYALDTQLSAREGSSRADIDRAMNGHLLGQGTLTGRFSH; from the coding sequence ATGATGGACTCGAGACGATTTTTTCCAACCTCGCTCGCCCTCGTCCTCGCCTTCACCTTGAGCGCGGCCAGCTGCAAATCCGTCGGAAGCTCCGCCACCCCGACCCCGCCGCCCGGGATCACGGTCGCCAGCATCACCGTCACCAGCCGCGCCTTCACCGAAGGCTCGCCCATCCCCGTGGACCATGGCTGCGACGGCAAAGACGCCTTCCCTGGCGTGATCTGGAGCGCGCCGCCGCCCAGCACGCGCTCGCTGGTCCTCATCGTCGACGATCCCGACGCGGCCGGCGGCACCTTCACGCACTACGTGGCGTTCAACCTGCCACCCGAGCTCCGCGCCCTCGCAGAAGGCGTCGATCCCGCCAAGAACGGCGTGCGCCTCGGCCGAAATGATTTCGACGCCATCCGCTACAATGGCCCCTGCCCGCCCAAGGGCGAAGAGCACCACTACCGCTTCACCGTGTACGCGCTCGACACGCAGCTCTCCGCGCGCGAAGGATCTTCACGCGCGGACATCGACCGCGCGATGAACGGGCACCTGCTCGGACAGGGCACGCTCACGGGCCGTTTCTCCCACTGA
- a CDS encoding matrixin family metalloprotease: protein MTGREPEDPAGAPNRCKNWNAQEQGACCPYGKPLYWKNACVGFSLQKDASRQVSLNDAEQAIITAFNRWTGTACPTNGTGPSRVSIDVRYLGPVNCGTVQYNDGPNQNVIVFRDGEWTHMDSNNTLGLTSVNYNPSTGEIYDADMELNTAQQILTVHDPVPPTGYDLASIVTHEAGHFLGLAHTLDDRATMYAQYKPGSTHMRNLTPDDVSGICSAYLPSGQRGDSDPPMQAAACDPTPRGGYTLDCGTEKKSGCSVSPLDPSPRGRTGEGRSNDERTSGAGVLAAVAVLGAVFLRRQLRAGAG, encoded by the coding sequence ATGACGGGGCGCGAGCCCGAGGATCCGGCGGGCGCCCCCAACCGGTGCAAGAACTGGAACGCGCAAGAGCAGGGCGCGTGCTGCCCGTACGGCAAGCCGCTCTACTGGAAGAACGCGTGCGTCGGTTTCAGCCTCCAAAAAGACGCCAGCCGGCAGGTCTCGCTCAACGACGCCGAGCAAGCGATCATCACCGCCTTCAACCGATGGACCGGCACCGCCTGTCCGACCAACGGCACCGGGCCTTCGCGCGTGAGCATCGACGTGCGCTACCTCGGCCCCGTCAACTGCGGGACGGTGCAGTACAACGACGGGCCGAACCAAAACGTCATCGTGTTCCGCGACGGCGAGTGGACGCACATGGACTCGAACAACACGCTCGGCCTCACCAGCGTGAACTACAACCCGAGCACCGGTGAAATCTACGACGCGGACATGGAGCTGAACACCGCGCAACAGATCCTGACCGTCCACGATCCCGTGCCCCCCACCGGCTACGATCTCGCCAGCATCGTGACCCACGAGGCCGGCCACTTCCTGGGGCTCGCGCACACGCTCGATGACCGCGCCACGATGTATGCACAATACAAACCGGGCTCCACCCATATGCGCAACCTCACGCCCGACGACGTGTCGGGCATCTGCTCCGCGTACCTGCCGAGCGGCCAGCGCGGCGACAGCGATCCGCCCATGCAGGCCGCGGCGTGCGATCCCACGCCGCGCGGTGGGTACACCTTGGACTGCGGCACCGAGAAGAAATCGGGTTGCTCCGTCTCGCCGCTCGATCCGAGCCCGCGCGGCCGAACGGGCGAGGGGCGCTCGAACGACGAGCGCACCTCGGGCGCGGGGGTCCTGGCGGCGGTGGCCGTGCTGGGCGCCGTGTTCCTGCGCCGGCAGCTGCGCGCGGGCGCGGGTTGA
- a CDS encoding NmrA family NAD(P)-binding protein has translation MSVTDRPTALVLGATGGIGSALIRELHADGGPDRVKVRATFRRPEAGESLKKLGVETALLDLDGVERVPIAHHEPLRAALAGVDRLFLLTGYSVDMLVQSKAVIDAAKVLGVKHIVHLGAWAKDDTTIVHLGWHQFVERYIAGLGFDFTHLRPNVFMQNILKFSLGDDGIIRQFIGDAAVSWVDTDDVALAAASVLREPEKHRGKTYPLAVEALSVAGVAAVLTDVIGKPFRYEPTSPDVWRDGAIQGGLEPLYARCVHNVFTRTAEGTLTDAADVFDDFETLTGRKPTLWRDHAAKHRDAFLARFAKP, from the coding sequence ATGAGTGTCACGGACAGGCCCACCGCGCTGGTGCTCGGCGCAACGGGCGGCATCGGCAGCGCGCTGATTCGAGAGCTGCACGCGGACGGAGGCCCCGACCGGGTGAAGGTGCGCGCCACGTTTCGAAGGCCCGAGGCCGGCGAGTCGTTGAAGAAGCTCGGCGTGGAGACGGCCTTGCTCGATCTCGACGGCGTCGAGCGCGTGCCCATCGCGCACCATGAGCCTCTGCGCGCGGCCCTTGCCGGGGTCGATCGGCTCTTTCTGCTGACCGGCTACAGCGTCGACATGCTCGTGCAGAGCAAGGCGGTGATCGATGCGGCCAAGGTGCTGGGCGTCAAGCACATCGTCCACCTGGGCGCGTGGGCCAAGGACGACACCACCATCGTGCACCTCGGCTGGCATCAGTTCGTCGAGCGCTACATCGCGGGCCTGGGCTTCGATTTTACGCACCTGCGGCCGAATGTGTTCATGCAGAACATCCTCAAGTTCTCGCTCGGGGACGACGGCATCATCCGGCAGTTCATCGGCGACGCCGCCGTGAGCTGGGTCGACACCGACGACGTGGCCCTGGCCGCGGCCTCCGTGCTGCGCGAGCCCGAGAAGCACCGGGGCAAGACGTACCCGCTGGCCGTCGAGGCGCTCTCCGTGGCGGGCGTCGCCGCCGTGCTGACCGACGTGATCGGCAAACCCTTTCGCTACGAGCCAACGTCGCCCGACGTGTGGCGCGACGGCGCCATCCAAGGCGGCCTCGAGCCCCTCTACGCCCGGTGCGTCCACAACGTCTTCACCCGCACCGCCGAGGGCACCCTCACCGATGCGGCCGACGTCTTCGACGACTTCGAGACCCTCACCGGCCGAAAGCCCACCCTCTGGCGCGACCACGCGGCGAAGCACCGCGACGCCTTTCTCGCACGCTTTGCGAAGCCTTGA